Within Cellulophaga sp. L1A9, the genomic segment CAATCCACCTGTTAAAACTCCTAATAGTGTGAAAATATCTCCACTCTCTTTAACTGCTTCTAGTTTCAAATTTATCATTTTACTTAACTTGATCTAAGATAAAAGTATCATCTATATTCGTAATTAGGTATGTCTTTAGTGCTGTAGAATATTTCGCAAAATTTTCAATGGCTACGATATTCGGTTTGTCCTGAATAATTATTTCTGCTTGAGCAAGGATGTCCTTAATTTGTCTTGAAACAGGTCTCATTCCTGTAAGTTAAGATAACATGATGGCTTTTATTTGTTTTACAATATCTAAATGGCCAAGACCAAATTCTTTCCATGCCAACCCGATCTCTTTCATGTCAAAATGCTTTACAATACTACCGTAAGTCATTTTCTTACCGTCCACTTCAGGATACCCGATAATATAGATGCTATCAGCCAATTCTACAGCCAGTTCTATGTCGTGTGTAGAGTAAATGATGGTATTGTATTCATGGCTTTCTGTAATTAATTTAAATGCTTTTTTTACATCTTCAATATTGCCTACATCCAAACCAGAAAAAGGCTCGTCTAAAACCATGTAATGTCCTGATGAAAAGATCTGTTCTATAATCGCGGTCCTTTGGCGTTGTCCACCAGAAAGTTCACAAGGGTATTGATCCTTTGCTTTTTCAAGGCCCCATTCTTTTAAATACGTTAGAATTTTCTCGTTTTTAGCTTCCTTGGGCATTTCCTTCTTCCGAAGCGCAAATAACAGTGCTTCATAAACCGTTTTGTTTCTAAATAGGGTATACTTTTGGTCTACAAATCCTATATCTCCTTCGTGAACCTCTTTAGCATCGTTTTCAGCATTTTCAGTTGCTGTATCGGCTATTAATACTTTCCCTGATGTAGGCTTTACTAAGCCTGTTAAGGCTTTAAAGAAGGTAGATTTTCCTGTTCCAGATCGTCCAACTACGGCAATTACTTGGCCGGTAACTTCACCGGTTCTAATGGTGTCCTTTTCTACAAGATTAATATCCTTTATGATTGTCTTATCACCATAAGCAACACTTAGGTTTTCAACGTAGAGTAATGTATTTTCACTGCTGTAATTCATCTCTAATTATATTTTTGAATATCTGAAAAAGCTTTTTCTTAAATAGTTTAATACAAAATCAATAGAAAGGCCTAGTGCTAAGATCACAATTTGCAAGGCAATAATTCTACCATGATTCATAAACTTATCTGAGTTTTTGATTAAAAAACCTAAACCTCCAGCGGCAACCAAAATAGATTCCACCGTAACTAACATCATCCAAACAATGGCAAGGTTTTGACGTATAACATCAATAACATAATCTATTCTTCCTTTAACCACCACTTCCCATAATACTTCCCATCTATTACAGCCAAGCGATCTAGCATGGTCAAATTCTTCTTGCGGAATGCTATTTACCATACTCAATAATGACGTGGTTAAATAGGTGCTCATAAAAACTACCAAAACCCAAATTTGCATGGTTCTAGCATCACTTATCAAAATAGCCAAATAGAAGGTGATTCCTGTAAGCGGTAAATACCTTAATTTACTTAATGTTTTGGCTACCGGTTGTATTACAGGAACCGTAGACAAGTAGCTAAATGTTAATGAAATGAAGATGGCAATAATAATGGCAGAAAAACACAATAAAAGTGAATTTCCAATATGTACAACCAAACCCTCATTGTAAAGTTCTGAAAAACCTTGCAGAACTTGTTGAGGTGAAGGGAATAAATGTCTATCGCCCATACTTGAAGCAAACCAGATTCCGAAAAGCGCTACAATCCATACCAGGACAATAACAAGTTTTGTATTCTTGCTTACATTTTCAAAAGGTGTAAATATGTTTTTCATGATGATTACAAATTAGTATAAACCTAAAACCGCACCAAAATAGTATTACAAAATTGGAGCGGTTTTTTGAGTTTTAAGATTTATTTTATTTTAATAGAACAATAACTACCCTACGGTTTTTAGCTCTTCCAGAATTTGTTGAATTATTTTCAACAGGTTCATCTTCTCCCTTACCAATTACGTTTTGGAAACGAGATTGAGGAATACCTTTAGTTCTTAAAAAGTTGACAACAGCCTGTGCTCTGCGTTGCGATAGATCGTAATTTGCTTCGCTAGAACCTGTATTATCTGTATGGCCTTCTAAGCTTAACTTCGTGTCTTCTGCTTGTATCAAAAGGTTGTAAATAGTTTCTAAAGTACTTTGAGAAGACGCAGAAATATTTGCGCTACCCGTATCAAAACTAATATTCCATTCTCCAGAGGCCATTACTTCACTAGCTTCTTTCGTATAATCTGCTTTGTACGCCGTACCAGACTCAATGTCATTAATGTTTTTAATGAAATAAAGGTTTACCGCTTCATCATAAGGAACAATACGTTTTACAGATTCATTGAAACCAAACGGATTCAATTCTTTTAAATAGGTAGATACTTGGTTGTAAACTGCTTTATAACGGTTTGTTCCATCGGTAATACCGTAATATTGCATCACATCAGAATAGTTAAAAACTCTTGACCCACCCATGTTGTAATCAATACCGTTTTTACTTCCTTTCTGACCTTTAAACATGTCATACCAGTATTTAGCACTCTCTAAGTCATAAGTGTCTGCAACAGCTTCAGAAGCTCTTACTTGCCATTCATCATACTGTTTCATTTGGTTTGAAGCCGTTAAAGCCGACTTCAATATATTACTTACAATTTGAGGGTGTTGTGTAGACCATTCTTTAACAGCAATAACCGTAGTTGCCATTTGGTTGTTAAATTCTTTGGTAGAGGCAACATCTGTAAATCCACTTAAGGCATCAAATACCATCTTATCTCCAGGTGTCCATGTAGCACAACCATCAATTTTTTTGTTGATTGTTTTTCCTGTAAGTTTTCCGTTTTTAACTTCCTTTAAAGGAACCGTCCAGCCAGATTTTTGAGATTTAATAAGTTCTTCTGCAGATTTGATGTAATCATCATCCTGAGAAGGGTAGAAGTTTACAGCTTCAGGATCGTAAGTATTAGAATCTGGATTTACTTTAAGTCCGTTTGCAAAAGCATAGTTCAGTGCAGTCACCCAGTCACCATCACCTAAAACCGTAGAAATTAAAGCCCCTTTCATGCTTTTTGGATCTACTTTCCAGCTTGGTGGGCCAATTAATTTATCTTCACCGTAACTGATACCTACAGCACCAACTACCTGTACGTGATATTTATCTTTCCCAAATTTATCGTCTAAAGCTTGTTGCATGGTGCTGATGTAAAAAGGAGCACCATCTCCCATCATAATAATGGCAAAAGCACTTTTGTCTGCATCAGGGTATTCTTCACCACGGTCAAATTCTTCAACGAATTTCATTTGCATGTTACGCAATTCTGATAACCAATCTTGACGAATAATTTCAAGATTAACACCGTTTTGCTCCATCAAAGAACCTTTAGTTGTTTTAGGCCCCCCGTTCGCTACAATAATTCCTGATTGTGCATTCCATGCATACGCAGCAATACGTACCAAAGGTTTGTTTTTCACATCGCTAGAGGTACTGGTAGATGGTAATGGTAATTTCGCAGAAGTAATTACATTGTTTACTTCATTCTTATCCACATTAAGTTCGTCTAGTGTTTTTGCTTCACCAACTCGTAATCCTGGTGCAAAGTAATATACAGCACCTAGAATACCACCTAGTAATACGACTACTATTAATAATTCTGATAAGGTAGTGAGTTTCTTTGTTCGTAAAATCTTACCCATTGTTATTGTGTTTAGTTATTTAGTATTTAAAAAGTTAATCAAACATATTTCCAAAACCACCACTTTCTTGCTTGTCTTCTTGTGTTAGTTTATAGTTTGGATTTTTGTATTTTTTAGAATCAGGAACATAATCTTTCCCGGTCTTAATTTTATCAGCCAAGGTATCTAGTTGCGCATATAACTCATCACTGTCAATATCATATTTGCTGGTAAGCATATCTATATCTGATAAGTTTTCCTGCGTTCTGGCAATATCCATAGCAATAGTTTCTGTAATAACATCTAGCGCATATTCTAACTCCCAATCTTTGGTGAAATGCATAGCAGATTTAGCACCTTCTGTAGCTTCTCTTGCTGTTTTAGCAAACGCGTATTCTTTTTCTAACATCTGAATAGTAACTTCAAAATCTGATATTTTGATGTCTATGGCTGTTCCTGCCAAAGTAAGTTTACGGTCTAGTTTGCCCATTACATTAGCACGACTGCCATATTTCTGGATAAAACTTTTACTCTGCTCCAATTGATGTGTTACGCGCTGCGACTCTGATAATTTTTTGGCCAACGCACTGTGTAATTCAACATACTCATCGGTATCTTTTCCTGCAGAACCTTTTTCGCCTACTAAACGCTCCATTTCAGATTTTATCTTTTGCGCCTGTTTTTGAAGAGCTACTACCCGGTCTTGATAATCTTTGGCTTCTTTTTCAGCCTTATAAGATTCAGCTTCCATATTACTTTTTAAAGCTTTTATTTTCGCCTTAGATTCTTTAAACACCTTTCGGTTGCTAAGCATTTTTTGTTTCTGCTCTTGTAGCTCTCCAAAAGGATCGTATTTTATTAACGATTTATGAAGCGCCCTTGTAAGCCTACGCAAGCCTTTAAATATCACAGGAAGCATAAGGATAAAGAACACAACAAAGATAGCAACACCCGCTAAAGCAATGATTTGCCCTAATGCTGTGAAAAGTGGTGGTAAAATATAAACCCATGCTCCGTAACCAACAGCAGCAAACAGCGCAAGTTTAATGGCAGTATTTAAACCTTTTTCACCATTTCTCCAGTTGTTAGGGTTTAAAGAAATTTCACCCTTTTCATCATCAAAATGCTTTAAAATAGGTAAGTCTAGGATATGACTTTTTGATTCTTCAGTATTCATTTAGGGTTTTTTATAGGTTGATTTTTATTCCGTCGGCTACTGTTGTAATAATCTCTAGAATTTTGGTTTTTGCGATATCGTTCGCTACTATTTTTTGCTCTATTTCCGCCATTTCAGAGGAGGTACCATTATCAAGGGCATCTAACTGATTTTTTTTATCGCTAGCTTGCGTCTGTAATTGAAGAATTTGTTTTTCTAATTCAGACACTTCTTTGGATAAGGTTG encodes:
- a CDS encoding OmpA family protein; translated protein: MGKILRTKKLTTLSELLIVVVLLGGILGAVYYFAPGLRVGEAKTLDELNVDKNEVNNVITSAKLPLPSTSTSSDVKNKPLVRIAAYAWNAQSGIIVANGGPKTTKGSLMEQNGVNLEIIRQDWLSELRNMQMKFVEEFDRGEEYPDADKSAFAIIMMGDGAPFYISTMQQALDDKFGKDKYHVQVVGAVGISYGEDKLIGPPSWKVDPKSMKGALISTVLGDGDWVTALNYAFANGLKVNPDSNTYDPEAVNFYPSQDDDYIKSAEELIKSQKSGWTVPLKEVKNGKLTGKTINKKIDGCATWTPGDKMVFDALSGFTDVASTKEFNNQMATTVIAVKEWSTQHPQIVSNILKSALTASNQMKQYDEWQVRASEAVADTYDLESAKYWYDMFKGQKGSKNGIDYNMGGSRVFNYSDVMQYYGITDGTNRYKAVYNQVSTYLKELNPFGFNESVKRIVPYDEAVNLYFIKNINDIESGTAYKADYTKEASEVMASGEWNISFDTGSANISASSQSTLETIYNLLIQAEDTKLSLEGHTDNTGSSEANYDLSQRRAQAVVNFLRTKGIPQSRFQNVIGKGEDEPVENNSTNSGRAKNRRVVIVLLK
- a CDS encoding ABC transporter permease is translated as MKNIFTPFENVSKNTKLVIVLVWIVALFGIWFASSMGDRHLFPSPQQVLQGFSELYNEGLVVHIGNSLLLCFSAIIIAIFISLTFSYLSTVPVIQPVAKTLSKLRYLPLTGITFYLAILISDARTMQIWVLVVFMSTYLTTSLLSMVNSIPQEEFDHARSLGCNRWEVLWEVVVKGRIDYVIDVIRQNLAIVWMMLVTVESILVAAGGLGFLIKNSDKFMNHGRIIALQIVILALGLSIDFVLNYLRKSFFRYSKI
- a CDS encoding ATP-binding cassette domain-containing protein codes for the protein MNYSSENTLLYVENLSVAYGDKTIIKDINLVEKDTIRTGEVTGQVIAVVGRSGTGKSTFFKALTGLVKPTSGKVLIADTATENAENDAKEVHEGDIGFVDQKYTLFRNKTVYEALLFALRKKEMPKEAKNEKILTYLKEWGLEKAKDQYPCELSGGQRQRTAIIEQIFSSGHYMVLDEPFSGLDVGNIEDVKKAFKLITESHEYNTIIYSTHDIELAVELADSIYIIGYPEVDGKKMTYGSIVKHFDMKEIGLAWKEFGLGHLDIVKQIKAIMLS